The Procambarus clarkii isolate CNS0578487 chromosome 37, FALCON_Pclarkii_2.0, whole genome shotgun sequence nucleotide sequence ataataataatattattattattactattattattattattattattattattattattattattattgttgtcttAATGTAATCACACGAGCCAAGTCTGTTTGAGACGTGCTAGTATTTActttctcatttatttatttatttatttataaaaaaattttttttatatatttttcttttttcttaggagttggagaccatatacgatgcttttattgtggtggtggtcttgttaACTTCATACCTTCGGACGACCCCTGGACTCTCCACGCCCGGTACTACCCAAACTGCATCTACTTAAACTTGAAGAAGGATCGAGCTTTCATTAAAAATGCAGTCCCTTTCTCACCTCCTCGACCGACAATACCCGTTGATGAAACACTGATTAATGCGCTCCTGCATGGTCTTGATTATTACAGTGGACTCGCTGCTACAGTAAGATTTCCATACATCGCCCTGCGAGGCGCCCTAAGAGAATACCTCAAGATTAAAAAGGATATATTACCTCTCCTTAGCGAATCTAACTGTGTAGAGGTGTTGTTATGGTTTTTAGATGGAGTGGATGAAAGTGAGGACACAGATGCAGTAACTGAATCTCCCTTAGAAGTATTATCGTCCGAAGGTGTTATTTTCCCCCGTCCAGTTCCCTCGATAGTGGAGGTAGATGAACAAGAGGAAGAGAATGCAATGCCTGGGGTAGCTAGGTTTTATTGCAAGGTATGTTTCACTCAAGAAATAAACACGGTTCTCATTCCGTGTAGGCATATGGTCATATGTTTGGATTGTGTAACAAGATGTGACAAATGTCCTGTATGTCGAGGAGATGTAGTACATCTACTTCTTCCTATTATCTCTTAATAAAACAAATCTAAAGTTGATTCTTTTATATTATCCTtatgtattattttttattattattattattaacgctgtgggaggtggaggtgtgtggtaaggAGGCACCCTCTTGAACGGGGGTATATAGGTCACCCTTGACCTGGTAGGGTAAACACTCAGCCACCCACCCAGCCACCAATCCAAGATGACCGCACGAGCCTCTGGTGCTGCCGGTGTAGCCTCACCTCACTCAGAGGGCGGGGCTTAGGACAAGCCATAGCAATAATACGTGGTATGTTTCCCTTAAGTCGAGTCATATTGTGCTAagattcttgttgttgttgttgtttgctaatgttgatgtaacaaataatatcaataatgtgaagagtgagtgtgtgtgtgtgtgtgtgtgtgtgtgtgtgtgtgtgtgtgtgtgtgtgtgtgtgtgtgtgtgtgtgtgtgtgtgtgtgtgtgtgtgtgtgtgtgtgtgtgtgtgtgagtgttatgctagtaatgtaaactttttttttagattatctggagaaagctggcagctgcggtgtgagcagcagcagcagcaacagcagcagcagcagcagcagcggccccAGCAGATCCACCTCTGGAGGGAATATTTTCATATTCTTGggaaccacacacatacacacaaacaccggGGAGGTGGCTGTGTCCTCCCCCTCTACTCCAGTCGACTACGGTGATAGCCCCCCTCCCACGTTGGTGCTGGTAACCGTAGCGAGCAGGCCGCAACAGGTGTCGCCCCTGCTGGTGCCACACGCACCGCACGTGCTtgtctccctacacacaccactaccacacccgatACTGCTCCTGCTGATGGAGATCGTGGCGATAGAAGTACTAGTAACACCTTCCCTCATTGTGTACCACCCGGTCCTACTGCTGATCAGAGGGGGAATAACGCTTTATATTTTATGGATACCGTTGAAGAGGTGCTGTCCCCCAGCCTTTTAACTGTGGGGTGTAGAGTAGGTAGTGACCCTACTACTAGTAGTACTACTAGCGATAATAGGACTGAAGAAGAAGTTGTAAGAATGAGTGTGGATATTTCACAGGGGGGTGAGTATCCAGATCTCTTGACTATGAGTGAAGGTCTTGATGATGCGGTGTTTGCCgctatttctctctctcagagGACAACCCCGCTACTCAAACCGAAAATGATTTGAATGTAGAAGCCTTACTGGGTGAGCGTATAATGCTTACAGACAGTCAGCAACGTGGATTGCTTACTGACGTTGATGTGAATCTTTTCCTCAACCCCCAACTTAGTTCACTCCAAGGTGTATCTACAAACCTTGACCCTGAACCCagctctcacccccccctccacatCCCACAACTCTAAACTAAGTTCACACAAAGCCACATCTCGGGCTAGAGGTCGTGATGAGTGTAACACAATGTCTCAGACAGTGATAATAAGCAGTGATGACGAAAACTTTACCCCTCTGCGAAGGATACGAGTTGGTGACGATCTTAATAGATCCCGCTATATTGACACCACCAGTGATAGTGACACCGACTGTGATAGCGAGGTTGAGCGTGAAATAATAGCACCTCCCCCACCCAAACGACAGATTAAACGAAGCGATAATCGTCTGACTATAGAAAAACCTAgcaaaaatctaaaatctaagcCTAAAGCTAAAAAAAACTTTTTGAAACTCCGCTGATACCTAGTAGTCATGCAACTGCATTAAGCTGagtgttatgtctgtctgtctgtctgtcagttactatgttttgttttaccaagataaatatgcgacttatgttatgtctaccagttattgaataaaacgtaataagagaaagatcaactattttttcacctattatacTAACACCATATGACTGAGTGTTATGTCTGTCAGTTActatgttttgttttaccaagaAAAATATGcgacttatgttatgtctaccagttattgaataaaacgtaataagagaaagatcaactattttttcacctactatgctaacactagtctctgtttttttttctgttggatcgaacgattGCTTATGGTTGATGttgagtgaaaactcgcgctatggaaagactcaaggtcagtccctaacgagatgcgaggagacggaatgagtaaccatgcacgcatacattttcaaatgttataagaactgaaaaacagacataacccagagctatttcactatcgtctcatccggtctgtttacattggataatgtaggtcttaagagagtatgtgttgaactcggggataatgaacaagtcaatttaattatAGTATCAAgattgtgtttttccatattgtcgtatatatgcttactttgcttggaatttgtatgtgtggaacaaaaatattttattgtgtttggatgtaatggctaaacatggtttacatttcattattcagacatcggacagaaagttgctcgttactcttaaaatgttatttgggcaaagaacgaagttagtatatttgttcacgttacattaatgatatttgagcaaagaacgatgtcatcatgttggtcgtgttaccttacaaggttataagggtgtgagtgatgggggctcgaaaatcgacattagtcgtccatcctctggtgcgctgtcagtctaagtgaaatgaaaaaagatacgtgaacagcggcagcaggagaaaggaaatgatgttactttccccaactattaaatgatctggagagagagagagagagagagagagagagagagagagagagagagagagagagagagagagagagagagagagagagagagagagagagagagagagagagagagagagagagagagagagagagagagagagagagagagagagagagagagagagagagagagagagacggagtcgCTGACCGTAGCTACATCTCCCCTTCCTTAACGAAAACGCACTGGGTaatggatgcccaaccacttccgccgtgTCTGAGAAAGTAATGGCTGTCATTGCCTACCCTCcgggaggggaagatataaccaAAACTACTTGGAAATGCACTTCAGTTACCCTCTGACCAGTGACCATGTACGtacacccctccgcggacattgaaaaacgcttaagggtaatggttcACGTACTTTGTATGTTTtactttgtatgtgtggaacattgcacACCTAAGGggtagagagggtgagagagagagagagagagagagagagagagagagagagagagagagagagagagagagagagagagagagagagagagagagagagagagagagagagagagagagagagagagagagagagagagagagagagagagagacagagagagagacggagtcgcggaccgtagctacatctccccttccttaacgaaaacgcagtgggtaatggatacccaaccacttccgccgtgtctgaggaagtaatggcagaCATTGCCTACCCTCCGGGAGGGGGAGATATAACCAAACTACTTGGAAAAGACTCTTCAGTTACCCTCTAACCAGCGACCAGTACGCACACCCCTCTGCGGACATTGAAAAACACTTAAGGGTAATGGTTTACATCCGTCCAACtctgtcacctatacactccTTCATCACCAACTGTttgcctcatctcattcacaacttaagagtgactgctctctctttctattcctcattctcctcctcctccatacttCATACCATGTATGTCCCAACTATCACCCTCATGCTCCATCTCCAAACACAGATGCATAACTCGAAGAAATTAGACTTGAAAAAAAAACGATTAAgccaaatggaccacatccctcctgctggactctactctctcatcctctcacacttacggcttcctgtaggggggagcTAATGGGTTGTCAAAACTGCAAATGACcccgagcagtctcacgacgaggggaagctcccctcacccttccatccctccctccctccctcacccctcccctccaccccaaacaacataacagactatgttgggactCCTCTCACCTTACTTacgatcatcaaaactattatcgtcacacaggattaagtctacgccaaacacacatacatattcatttactccttcctcatattccactcttatccttgtatttcttacgctaccacatactctcctacaacaTGCcatcccctctttcctgaccacatacccaaacacacggAAAAAGTACCCCAAAACCCCGAGGACTAGAGCGACGTGCACCACCTGCTCACCACATACCTCCGACACgcaccaaacttccgggaaaatccctccaaacccttgaggactagacacctgcgcaccacctgcccagctgacactcacgagtgccacctgggcagatggcgcgcgtcgctctagtcctcaacttcactacttgcTCCTAGTAGTAAGTTTAATTatactgaccttcctatctgtattcagactgagcctagcatcattataggtgattataacgctaggcatagaaatattggtaattcgcagttcagtaatcgtaacggcaaccaactggtgtcactattaggtagtcacgatgatgcacagattgtttgTGACCTTGatccgacgcatatctacggaggtattcttgatctatgtctcggtttcaacgtctcccgcaccgtctgtgcctcgtcaatagtgccagatatggcgtctgatcatctggccatattagccactgtaagcattggaagctctatcctccccggcggaatgttcaagcggaagaggatgGCTGTGcctatcgatcaacgagacaattttgttgctcatgtgtcagaatggtacaGTTCAGCTGAGccctcatcagttgaagattttaacaatgagctcacaggtactatcgagcagtttatagaatcacttgatccatcgtccaggccacgttacCCAAATTACacaggtcatagcacttatgcttattataatgattctaaattgcatgcactaaaacgcactgccagaagaattggactagtttatagaaggacccgcactgctgaaatgcttaagctctttcaaacggctctggctgaggccagggaacgtatggtagagctgaggcagacagactgggaaacttttgtcagtggtctcaattctcacacgccactaagtcaagcatggaaggatatcaacaaggtcaaagggaaaaatgctgcagagattgcgcaccctaatcctctgcacagagcaaatgagcttgttgatgcttgggccaccact carries:
- the LOC138371907 gene encoding baculoviral IAP repeat-containing protein 8-like, with protein sequence MAGYKTRLASFGIIWPDMCGQSPAELSRAGFFSCGVGDHIRCFYCGGGLVNFIPSDDPWTLHARYYPNCIYLNLKKDRAFIKNAVPFSPPRPTIPVDETLINALLHGLDYYSGLAATVRFPYIALRGALREYLKIKKDILPLLSESNCVEVLLWFLDGVDESEDTDAVTESPLEVLSSEGVIFPRPVPSIVEVDEQEEENAMPGVARFYCKTVSNVDCLLTLM